In the genome of Pan troglodytes isolate AG18354 chromosome 15, NHGRI_mPanTro3-v2.0_pri, whole genome shotgun sequence, one region contains:
- the RNASE11 gene encoding probable ribonuclease 11 precursor — translation METFPLLLLSLGLVLAEASESTMKIIKEEFTDEEMQYDMAKSGQEKQTIEILMNPILLVKNTSLSMSKDDMSSSLLTFRSLHYNDPKGNSSGNDKECCNDMTVWRKVSEANGWCKWSNNFIHSSTEVMRRVHRAPSCKFVQNPGISCCESPELENTVCQFTTGKQFPRCQYHSVTSLEKILTVLTGHSLMSWLVCGSKL, via the coding sequence ATGGAGACCTTTCCTCTGCTGCTGCTCAGCCTGGGCCTGGTTCTTGCAGAAGCATCAGAAAGCACAATGAAGATAATTAAAGAAGAATTTACAGACGAAGAGATGCAATATGACATGGCAAAAAGTGGCCAAGAAAAACAGACCATTGAGATATTAATGAACCCGATCCTGTTAGTTAAAAATACCAGCCTCAGCATGTCCAAGGATGATATGTCTTCCTCATTACTGACATTCAGAAGTTTACATTATAATGACCCCAAGGGAAACAGTTCGGGTAATGACAAAGAGTGTTGCAATGACATGACAGTCTGGAGAAAAGTTTCAGAAGCAAACGGATGGTGCAAGTGGAGCAATAACTTCATCCACAGCTCCACGGAAGTGATGCGCAGGGTCCACAGGGCCCCCAGCtgcaagtttgtacagaatcctGGCATAAGCTGCTGTGAGAGCCCAGAACTGGAAAATACAGTGTGCCAGTTCACTACAGGCAAACAATTCCCCAGGTGCCAATACCATAGTGTTACCTCATTAGAGAAGATATTGACAGTGCTGACAGGTCATTCTCTGATGAGCTGGTTAGTTTGTGGCTCTAAGTTGTAA
- the RNASE12 gene encoding probable inactive ribonuclease-like protein 12, translating to MIIMVIIFLVLLFWENEVNDEAVMSTLEHLHVDYPQNDVPVPARYCNHMIIQRVIREPDHTCKKEHVFIHERPRKINGICISPKKVACQNLSAIFCFQSKTKFKMTVCQLIEGTRYPACRYHYSPTEGFVLVTCDDLRPDSFLGYVK from the coding sequence ATGATAATAATGGTGATAATTTTCTTGGTGCTTCTGTTCTGGGAAAATGAGGTGAATGATGAAGCAGTGATGTCAACCTTAGAACACTTGCATGTGGACTACCCTCAGAATGACGTTCCCGTTCCTGCAAGGTACTGCAACCACATGATCATACAAAGAGTTATCAGGGAACCTGACCACACTTGTAAAAAGGAGCATGTCTTCATCCATGAGAGGCCTCGAAAAATCAATGGTATTTGCATTTCTCCCAAGAAGGTTGCTTGCCAAAACCTTTCGGCCATTTTCTGCTTTCAGAGTAAGACAAAGTTCAAAATGACAGTCTGTCAGCTCATTGAAGGCACAAGATACCCTGCCTGCAGGTACCACTATTCCCCCACAGAGGGGTTTGTTCTTGTCACTTGTGATGACTTGAGGCCAGATAGTTTCCTTGGCTATGTTAAATAA